TGCTCACATGGACAATgggaccctgctttggcaagagggttggactcagtgatctctggaggtcccttccaacctttactGTACTGTAATACTGTGGCTTGCTGTTGGGGCACTCCTGGTGCCATTGAAGTAGCTCCTGCTGGAACTGGTGCAGACAAGTCAATACTGAGCCCAGGAAGCTATGGCCATAGGGGCCCCGAGGTCAGCTATGACCTTCAGGAAGGACTTTGGACCTGCACCTTCCCCAGCATAGAGAGAGACCTGTGAGAACATCATGGGATGAGGGCCCCAGCTCCTCAATGAGTAATGGGTTTGACTGTCTCAGCCTTCAGTCCCAgtccccacagcagggcagcatgAGGTGGTCCTGGGGTGGGCATGCAGCCCCCTGGTACATGGCCGTGCACCCCCCAGGAACATTTCACCTGCTCTgcggagcagagctgcaggcagcctgctctggagcctcagCAAAtgcctcagcaggagctctcaaaTGCAGCAGTGAGTTTCTCACTTCTTTGATCTTATCTCACCCTGAGCTTTCCAcaggcagcctgagctctgGGTGAAAGGTTGCATCACAGATGGAAAGAGCagttgctggctgctggcagtcaCTCCAGAGTTAAAGCAAACAGGCTCAGGTTGTGAAATCCTGGCCAGATTGAGAGGCTGACCCTGCAAGCTCTTGCTTGTCTTGGGAAATTCTTGCTCTTGAAGGATGTCCCTTAGCTAAGGCCACGCTGGGGGATGGAGCCAcgagagcagccacagcctatGCAGAGGGAGGCAcaactgcagagggacttgggctTTTCTCAGACCCAAAGTGGGATGGCATGAATGAGTGCAGCCTGCCTAAAGCAGTTGGCAGCCACCTGTGTTGTGACTGTAAAGCCATCAGGCAAGCCACTTTGCTACCAGGACCACTACAGGTGAGAAGATGATGAGACACAATGTGCCAGCAGAGCGctcctgcagaagccaccttGGCAAGACACGGCCAGGAGGGCAgaagctctctgctctgttgcTTGGGTTCCTTAATTAGGAGGAGAAACAGGTCTCTGCTCATAAAAGCCACTGCAAAGGTGAAACCATTGCTGCATTTCTAGGAAGGCATGCAGGCTTAgagacacagagtcacagagtcacagaatcatgcagccacagaatggtttcgattggaaaagacctttcagatcattgagtccaaccattccctaactctcccaagcctgctgctaaaccatggccctcagcaccacatctctgcctcttcaaaacacctccaggcttggggattcaaccacctctctgggcagcctgtgccagtgtctgagaacccttttgATCAATAAGTTTCTTTtcatatccagcctgaatctcccctgatGCCACTTGAGGACATTTTcttgttactaaggagaagagaccagctcccacctcaatgcagcctcctttcagggagctgtagagagccagaaggtctcacCTCAACCACTTCttctccagttctctcagctgctcctccccagccctgttctccagacccttccccagcttcattgcccttctctggacacactccagcacctcaatgtccttcttgtagtgagggttccaaaactgaccccagtgcctcaccagtgtggcctcaccagtgctgagtccagggggacaaccactgccctgctcctgctggtccctctattgctgatccaggccaggattctggtggccttcttggccacctgggaacaccctggctcagcttgggaTGCATGTGACACAGGTGCACATGGTGATGTGGCAACCAGGAGGtttgctgtgctctgaggaCATGGTTTCATGCTGGAGCTGTAGTGTCCCTGTCCCTGACCTTCCAGAGCCACAGGACACATGGCAGGGTCCAGCTGGggatgagctctgccctgccccaccagctccctggccaAGGCAGCGCCACGTGGGTCTGTCTTACCTGAGGCTGCCTTGTTCCTTGTCACACCTGCCAGATGGGCTGCAACTGGTTGCCTCTTCTCCTCTGCAACATGGAAAGCTCAGTGTTATGGATGCCTTGGGATCCACTGTCCCCAGCCCAGTCACCacatctctcctgcaggcaccaCAGCACCTACCGCCCTTGATATGTCTCTGTGGGCCCAACCTAGCTCGGAGATGCAGTCTCCAAAGTGCCCCCAGCTCTaagagaggcaggagctggcctCTGCCCTTCCAAGACACCCAGCTGCCTTCAgggaggagtgtctgagggataCACCCAGGGAGCAGATGGTGCTAGCTTGGCCACCATGAGAACAGGACACGGATGTGCTCACAGCTTACCTGCCGCAGAAGTCTCGTTCTTGTGTGTCAGATGGGGGTGGTCATGGCCTGCAAAGTAGAAAGGCCATAGATTCACTTTGGCATTCATTTCCATCAGGCTCAGGCCACGTGGCAGGCAAAGCCTCCTCCCCTTCCAAAAGAGCCATACCCCCTTTCTGCCATCCCCACCCCATGCACGGTCCTACCCCCATGGGAATACTCCATACCCCAACCCCTGCCTCTGAGCCATGCCCTGGGGGACAAGTGGGCTGTTGGAGGGTGAAGGAAactcctctccaagccaagcttctcctccccacccccagcaagtCAGTGGTGGCCCTGAGAAACTCACCTCTCTGCATTTCAAACTTGGGCTGCCCCTTGCTGGGTTCCCTGTcctgaaacaaacccaaaacatacatgttagggtttggggtttttcaagAGGTATTTCAGAATCAATACTTTGGAAAGCTTCTGTACAATGGATGCTCTGGTCACAGCTTGGCTTGGTGCTTTCTGGCCCCaagagccctgccagctctcagcaggTGGTACTCAAatccccagctctgggctgagctgctgcttgtagCAGGGGGACAGCAAGGTTGATGATCTGAGGGTTTATGCAATGAAGATGGGGTGATGGGGAAAGTTTCTtaagacaaaacaaacccaaaagaaacacacaaaccccaaacctctctctctctctctctcatctaaACCCATGTTGGAGGTGCTGCCCAGCAAGCTGGGCACATCCCTGCCCCTACAAGGGAGGAGTTTCAGGACTGGAGGTgcagatgcccagggaggtggtggagtccccatccctggaggtgttcaagaggggattggacgtggcacttggtgccatggtttagtcatgaggtctgtggtgacaggttggactcgatggtcattgaggtctcttccaactttggtgattctgtgatgtggtgctgagggacccagtttagcaccagacttgggagtgctgggttaatggttggatgtgatgagcttaaaagtcctttccagcctaaccagttctatgattctgtgactactaAGCAGGTTCCATCTCAGACGCAGTTTTGAGTTGGGTATTGATGAAAACCTGGAGGTTTAGCTGAGGCATTTGATATCACTGGGCACTGACAATGAGGAAGGAATGTCCctgtcctgcctgccctggccagcacaATCCTTCCCAAAGAACAAACTcaagggcagagcaggctgagagcatCTCATCTCGGGctgggcagctctcagcagctccaggaggacaTATTGCAGTGCAGGTTGGTTCTTCTGCACCCAAACAAGAAAGGCTGCTTGCACTGGCTGGAGGTGCCTTTTGTGAGCTCGTGGAGTGGCAtttgcacagcagcttcctcctcctcactagctgccaggagctgtggccGTCTGGCCCAAGCCTGGCACCATCATCAACAACTGGGCAAAATGAGAAGCAGAAGTGCTCCCAGGGGCAGGTGGCCACAAATAGCTTGCAGCAAGGTGCTAGACAGCAGAAAATCCAGGCCTTTGAGACCAGGATCAGAGTGCAGAGTCAGGATGCCTGCAGTTCCATCCCTCCCACTGCAAAGCCTGAGCATCCCTCGGCGCGCTGCAGCTCGCCATGCTCTGGCCAAAACTGGTTTGAGAAATACAAATggatgagaaagctggggagggactttctacaaGGGTTTGTAGGgctaggatgaagggcaatggatctgagctggaagaggggagattgagactggagatgagtgagggtggggagacactggaaaggttgcccaggaaggttgtggatgtcccctccctggaggtgttcaagggcaggctggatgagaccttgagcaacctggggtagtgggaggtgtccctgcccatggcaggggggttggaactggatgatctttaaggtcccttccaacccaacccattctgtgattctgtgattcatcaatGTTATCAACACACATAAAAACAGAGTGCAAAAAGGATGTGGTGTAAGGacaggtgctctgcagccccaagGTTAAAAGGCAGCCATGGTTTTAAAGACAAGCTTGGGTGAAGCTGTGTGAGTGCCTGGGAACCCCCCCATACACCCTCAGTGGGGGGTTTATCCATCTAACAACATCCTACCTTGCACTGGAGGTCCTGGAAGCCCTTTAAAATCTTTTCACAGTCCAACAACGTTgacttctgcccttctgctgtcTGACATTTCTGTATCCTCCTCAGGAAGATGTAATCTTCATTCAGGTTCAACACCTCTTCCATctgccagagagaagagagggtgAAAAGGCTGTTAGAGGGAAACCTGCAGTGGCTGGCAACAGAGCTGTGATGGATTTCTGCCTGGCATAaattgcagcctggaaagctcAGGGTTGGTTGGTTAGCAtcagggggaggcaggcaggcaggcaggcaggcaggcacacTGGCACACTGAGGGGACCAAAGCCTTCCCACCATGTGCCCAGCATAGCATCTGCATCTGCAGGGACCTGCATCCATGGGGCTGACCCTGGTAAGTGAGAGGATTGCTCAGTATCTCTTCCTGAAGGGCAGCAAGggttggggaagggtctggagaacagggctggtgaggagcagctgaggcaactggggttgttcaggctggaggaggctgaagggagacctcattgctctctgcaactccctggaaggaggtacgagccaggtgggagttggtttcCTCTCCCAAGTTACTAGCAataagaggagaggaaatggcctcagggtgcaccagaggaggtttaggttggatattggaagaaacctcttccctggaagtgttctcaAACCTTGGAACAGACtactcagagaggtggtggagtccccatccctggaggtgctccaaaaaacatgtggccatggcactttgggccatggtttggtaggcatggtggtgttggcttgatggttgcacttgatgatcttagaggtcttttccaacagaaatgaCTCCATTTTCTGTCACCTTGGTAATGAATTTCAGTTCCCCACTCTGCTTTTTCCAAAAGGCAGGTGGCAAACCTCCACCTTCCTGCACTTGGGCACCAGCCCAGGGGAGCCGTCCCAGCGgtctcagcaggcagctgggatgctcgctcagccctgtgctctcctGCCTATGCAGGAGgactttttggtgttttgtggaCTAGTTGATTGCCTAAAAAAGAGCTGCCACGAGACCAAAATGACTTGTGGGGTCAGGGCTGAATTCTGCCAAGAGCTTCAGCtttaaagggggggaaaaaaaacccatcagcAAAGCAGGAAAGTTCCCCAAAGCCAACCAACCACACACTCCaaccatccaaccaaccaaccaacccaccaaccaaccaaccaacccaccaaccaaccaacctaaaACCTGgttgattgatttatttattttaatgacaCCTTTTCTGGAAGGCACAAAAATAACCTAACATTTGGCTGGCCAGCcagcagaaatgcatccagacaagaggacacacagcCCGGCAGAgcgctcagagcaggcagccctggcaagTGGAGGATCGTGTCTGAAGGCCTGCTGTGAACTCTGAAGGCAACTAACATCCTTCTGCCACCCATGGCTCCACTTCAGATGCCTCTGACCCTCTGTCACAGCCCTGTGCAGTCATGTTTGCTCTGCTGGTGAGCCTCTACTCACCCCTtcaccccaggctgcagcctccatGCAGCAAAGTGCTCTTCTTTAATGGAACAagactagaagtgggtagattcagatgggatgttaggaagaagttgttccccatgagggtggtgagagactggagatcctctcctatgagcacagactgagggagttggggctgttcagtctggagaagagaaggctccaaggagacttaactgtggccttccagtatctgaagggggcttcaagaaagctggggaaggacttttgagggtgtcagggagtgataggactgggggtcatagagcaaaactagaaatggggagattgagactggatgttaggaagaagttgttccccaggagggtggtgagagactggtacaggttgcccagggaggtggtggaagcctcctgcctggaggtgtttgcagccaggctggatgtggctgtgagcaacctgctgtagtgtgaggtgtccctggccatggcaggggggttggaactggctgatccttgagatcccttccaaccctaaccattctatcattctatgttAAGCCCCCTCAGGATTGCTCTCCACTAGAAGACCAGAAGTCATCCACTTCAATTTCTGTTGAAGTTCTATGAAGCTCTGAACCCTTTAACAGGGTTAAAAATCAGCAACGAGGATCTTATCAGTGGATCTGGTAGTAAGGAGAACTCATTCTGGGGGTTTGGGCACATTTCTTCAGCTGCTTATCTTTTCTGGTCTGGAGGAGTGTACCTTTAGATGTGTGAtggagcagtgcagctgcagtcatgcaaaccccaaacccagcttttcagtttctaattatttttctttggtaAGTGTTGTCccaggtgtggggctggggctctgcagaaaAGGCAAAGCACTGAGATTCACTCTTTTCTGCCCTGATCAGAAAGTTGGGATCTGAAGGCAGATGTTGGTAAaattcatggaatcaataaggttggaaaagacctcagagatcatcaagtccagcctgtcacccaacacctcatgactactaaaccatggcaccaagtgccacatccagtcccctcttgaacacctccagggatggggactccaccacctccctgggcagcacatcccaatggctaacaactctctctgggaagaactttctcctcacctccagcctaaacttcccctggcacagcttgagactgtgtcctctagtggcgctgcttgcctgggagaagagaccaacccccatgctggctacaacctcccttcagggagttgtagagagttgtTAATGAAGGGAACAGATCTCTTCCTCAGTGTACACCTTAGTGCCCAGTTAAAGCAGAGATGGAAACATGAGTGCAATAAGTGCCACTCTTGCATCCAGCCAGTGGCCAGTaccatcacccagggcaggttcaggttggatatctGGAAGATGCCTTTCCTGCAAGGGTTGGATATAAGGAAGATGCCTTTCCGGCAagggttggatatcaggaagattCCTTTCCTGCAAGGGTTGGATATCTGGAAGATGCCTTTCCTGCAAGGGTTGGATATAAGGAAGATGCCTTTCCTGCAAGGGTTGGATATCTGGAAGATGCCTTTCCTGCAAGGGTTGGATATCTGGAAGATGCCTTTCCTGCAagggttggatatcaggaagattCCTTTCCTGCAAGGGTTGGATATAAGGAAGATGCCTTTCCTGCAAGGGTTGGATATCAAGAAGATTCCTTTCCTGCAAGGGTTGGATATAAGGAAGATGCCTTTCCTGCAAGGGTTGGATATCGGGAAGATGCCTTTCCTGCAagagctggaacaggctgcccagggaggtggtggagtctccatctctggagatgctcaggaagcatgtggacatggcagtttaggacatggtttcatggccatggtggccttaggttgctggttggacttgatgattttgggggggggtctttcccaacccaactcattccatggttctatgccTCATCCTTTCGGGGAGCACGCCTCGTCCCGGCCAAAGGCAAAGAGCTTTTCATCAGCCCACCTCATTCCTCCCCTTACCTTATCCATCTTCATGTGGAGATACAAGCAGAAGAGCGTTGTGCCAATGGTCTGTGCCAGCATGCAGACAGCGAGGAAGGCCATGAACAGCTTCATGGTGCCGGGCGAGGCGGTGCCGCCCGGCCGGGGCGTCGCAGGGCTGTAGGCTTCGTTCATCCTCTGTGCCACGGCGCTGGGGCTCCTTCGAGCGCGCTGCTCGCCAGCAGCATGAGAACtgctctctgagcagctcctcctgtgaaGGGGATGCAGGTTGCAGCAGCCTC
This sequence is a window from Dryobates pubescens isolate bDryPub1 chromosome 18, bDryPub1.pri, whole genome shotgun sequence. Protein-coding genes within it:
- the CD40LG gene encoding CD40 ligand, producing MNEAYSPATPRPGGTASPGTMKLFMAFLAVCMLAQTIGTTLFCLYLHMKMDKMEEVLNLNEDYIFLRRIQKCQTAEGQKSTLLDCEKILKGFQDLQCKDREPSKGQPKFEMQRGHDHPHLTHKNETSAAEEKRQPVAAHLAGVTRNKAASELQWMTTMYGPAANDLIAYQEGKLQVKEAGLYYIYSQVTFCTKAATSAPFTLYIYLYLPLEEKRLLLRGQDTHNTSNPHCDLQSVRVGGVFRLREGDMVFASVTDSGRVVYNHGSTYFGLFKL